GGCTCGATGCAAGTATATATTGAGACccagttttattcaattaatttttgaaaccacaGGAGGAGAGGCCAATGCAACCATCGGAAACCTCTTATCCCAATCTTACAAGTATCCGGCACATTCTATTGATTTGTCAGACACAATCACTTGTGACAAATTGAAGAGTTGCTAGCACCTTTGAATATTGATACAAGACCTTCTTGATAATTAAGTACTACTATAAAAGTATAATCTGGGCGAATAAAATCAAACACGGCATTTTGAACTCCTGGGATTCGATACGTACACACATACGGGAGCGAGCACTTCCATAAAGAGAAAGGGTGGTGACCAGAAAGTGATGGAAAGAGAAATTATTGATCATGCATGCTATTGCTatggggaaaaaagaaatactAGTCTACTACAAGAAAAAAGTTAAAGAAGAAGTCTCGATCGAGTAATAATTTTCCGTACGTGGAGGTGGGAATGTTGGTGATCAACCAGCTCTTATGTGAACACCAATTGCCACAATCAAGATGGTGTATATACAGAAATACAGGACAGCATGAACCAGAATGGAAATCCCACTAGTGTACATGTTCCCAAACTCCATAATCCTCGTTCTTGCAGGCAGCTGGAAGAGCAACCCAGGCGACAAGAGGATGAACATCGCCACCGCAACCACAACTGGTCCCCAATCTGTACTCATTTATCTACAAGTCTCTctctgattcttcttcttcgtcttcttcttgttgttgttgtttattttttgCTGGGGAAGCCAGCAGCTTAAGGATGGCGTCTGGCGTTTTTCTTTTTGGTGTCTAAATTGGATCCGCGTGTTTCCCTCCGATGAAGGGTTTATTGGCGAATATGTAGAGGCAAAAGAATGAGAGTTTTGGTGCTAAATTTCTTAGCGTGGAAGTATGAGGGGGATGCTATACTAAACTTGGGACGGATGGAAAGAGAAAGTAGGTTTaatagagaaagaaaaggaatgtTATGATAGTGGGATTTGCTTTATATGCTGGAGAAGGGGCTTAGGTAACTTTTTGGCTTCcaataattgaaaaaaatacGAGGGGTCTTTTTATTTTATGTGGATGATTCATGAAGGTGGGAGTCTCAAATCAAATGACACACATTATACATAGCTCATAAAACatgatgataataataataatatttgggCAAAAAGAGGTGGTGGATGGTGCATGTACGTAAACATTAAAAAGCAGAAGAAGGAAGATTGGCGTTTCGTTTCTAAGTGAAGTTTCTTTCAttcatctttttctttatttttttgggaaaaaagcTACTGCATTAAGAATTTTAGTCCGCTACTAAAAGTTACAAG
This portion of the Coffea eugenioides isolate CCC68of chromosome 11, Ceug_1.0, whole genome shotgun sequence genome encodes:
- the LOC113751509 gene encoding uncharacterized protein LOC113751509 translates to MSTDWGPVVVAVAMFILLSPGLLFQLPARTRIMEFGNMYTSGISILVHAVLYFCIYTILIVAIGVHIRAG